The sequence CCCTGACTCCTGAACACCTCGGCGCGTTGCTCAGCCTTCTAACAGCCCTTTTCTGGGGCAGCGCGGTTATACTCTTCAAGCGCAGCGGTGAGACTGTCCATCCGCTTGCGCTCAACATTTTCAAGAACGTCCTTGCCTTTGTGCTCTTCATTCCGACGGCACTGCTTATCGGTGCGCCGATTTGGATTGAGGTTGAGCCCAAGGTATTGCTGACGATCATGGTAAGCGGCCTGCTTGGTATCGCAATCTCCGACACATTGCTCTTCCAGAGCCTGCAAATGGTTGGCGCCGAACGGAGTGCGATCATTGCCTGCCTCTACAGTCCATTAATCATCGGACTTTCTCACCTTAGGCTGGGCGAAACTCTTCACCCCCTGCAGTGGTTAGGGGTAGTTATGATCGTTGCGGCTGTGTTACTGACCGGGACTGGGTTGAGGAGCGCTCGAACTGTAGTACCCGACGGTGATCTGTCATTGGCGCACCGAATGACTCGCAGGCGTTTAAGGTGGGGCATACTGCTCGGCGTTCTTGCCAATGCTACGTCAGCGATGGGCATCGTCCTGATGAAGCCCTATCTTGCCCAACTGCCGCTGATCTGGGTAAGTGAAGTGCGTCTCGCTACCGGAACGACCATATTGGTTCTATTCACGCTTTTGCTACCGGGGAGACAAGTTATCTTTGGCAGCATATTGCGCAACAGTCGTTGGAACAGCACTATTAGCGGGTCGTTTCTGGGGGCTTATCTGGCGCTTTTGCCCTGGCTGGGTGGATTGAAGTTCGCCCCGGTCTCAGTGGCATCGGCATTGCAGCAACTGAGCAGTGTCTTCATTTTCATATTGGCGGCGATTTTCCTTCGCGAGCCGGTTACTTCAGCAAAAGTCATTGGGATAATGTTAGGTTTGGCCGGTTCAATCCTGGTGATGGTGGGACCGGGCTTACTATGATTTTCCTACGGAGCCGCGATCCAAACCGGCTGCTTAAGCGTCGATTAGGCAGTGAAAAGGTACTCGATAAGCCGGAGGACCTGATCCTCTATGGGATGGATGCGACCAGGGAGCGGGCACTGCCGGAGGCCGTCGTTCTTGCCGAGACGACCGATGACATCCGGATCGTCGTTCAAGCCGCCCTGGAGGAAAGCCGTCCGGTTGTGGCTCGCGGTGCGGGATCCGGGCTGTCGGGAGGCAGCGTTCCGGTCGAAAGAGGGATCGTCGTTTCACTTGAGAAGATGCGGACGATCGAATCCCTCGACGAAGTCAAAAAGATTGCGATCGTCCAACCGGGCGTGATCACCTCGGACTTGCAGACGGCGGCGGCGGAGAAGCGTCTATTCTATCCTCCCGACCCCTCAAGTTACACAGTGAGCACCATCGGCGGGAACGTTGCGGAGAACGCCGGCGGCCTGCGCTGTTTCAAGTATGGTGTGACGTCGCACTATGTCCTCGGCCTCGAGTTTATCGACGGCGAGGGCAACCTGCAAACTACGGGCATATGGTCTATCGAGCATCGGGAGCCCGATCTGACTCCGTTGCTTATCGGGAGTGAGGGGACGCTGGGAGTCATTACCCGTGTCGCTCTTCAGTTGATAGCACTACCGCCGCAGCGAGCTACCCTCGCGGCATGGTTTGCATCATCGAAGGCAGCATTCGAAGGTGTCGAAGCGATCCTGGGTGCCGATCTTGTCCCCTCTATCCTCGAATACATCGACGGATCGGCACTTAGAGCCGCATCCTCTTTTGCCGGGATCGAAGTGCCCGAAGGCACCGGTGCAATGCTCTTGATAGAGGTCGATGGAGATGCAGACGAGGTGATACAGCAACTTGGCCAGGTGCGGCGCGCCCTCAAGGGACTGACTGCCGGTATGGAAGAGGCTGCATCGGATGCGCGCCGGGAGCAGTTCTGGCAACTGCGGCGCAGCATCAGCCCGAGTTTGATTCGCCTCTCGACGGGAAAGATTCACGAGGATATTGCAGTGCCCCGCGATAGACTTGCCGAACTCGCGGAACGTGTCTATCTAATCTCAGCTGAGACAGAACTGCAAATCCCTTGCTATGGTCACGCCGGTGATGGGAATCTCCACGCGGTAGTGCTTTATCGCAAGGAAGATGAAGAAGAGCGCGAACGCTCAAGGCAGGCCTTCGAATCGCTCCTTCATGCAGCCATCGACCTTGGCGGAACCATTACCGGCGAGCATGGCGTAGGGGTCACGAAGCGGGACTATCTTCCCTGGCAGCATAGCCCTGAACTGATATCCTATGGACGCCGCATCAAGCAATTACTCGATCCTCACGGCATATTCAATCCGGGGAAGATATTTGCGCGTTAAAATTACTCCGTGCATCATTTACTGTCTTATTAATGGGTGCAGATAATTGTGGTATTCTCCAGTAGGGCAGGCATTCCTGCCTGCCCTTTGGACGGACAAGAATGTCCGTCCTACTGATGCTACTATTTGATGCCCCGATTAATAATGGAACCACCTTCCAATAAATAAATCGCATAGGAAAATGAGAAACAAATCGACGACTATTACCGCTGCCATGCTCCTCATCGCAGTGGTCGCTTTCGGTCAGGATGCCCCCCCTGCACCGAAGGTCTCGGGGCTGGTCTGGGCATCCTACTGGCATGCCGTAGCCGGCGCTCCCGCAACGGGCAATTACCAACTAAGCGGTGACGGGAATGCCAACGCCTTCCAGATCAAGCGAATCCACTTTACGCTAACAGGCAGCCTCGACGAGAGGTGGTCCTATCGGACAACGCTTGAGGCTGAAGGCACCGGCAACATCACCCCGATCGCCAAATTCGCTTTTCTGAAGGCGGGCTTCAAGTCACCGTTCCCCCATTCTATCACCGTCGGGCTGCAAGGCAATCCGGTTGTCGCCCGAAGCGAGGAGGCGTGGGGCTACCGTCCGGTGCTCTACCCGGCTCGCGAAACCGTTCAGAATACCGTCCTGGCAACGGCTTGGGGGCTGAAGACCCATGCCACAACTGACGTTGGCATTGGCTGGACGGGGCAGATTCACGAGCGCGTCGGTATGGGACTGCTCATCTCCAACGGGAGCGGCTTTAAGGCGCCGGAGGCGGATAGTTACAAGAAGGTCGCCTGGTCTGTCGGGTTCATGCCCATAGCGGGAACGCCGTCGTTGCTCCTTGAACTGTCCGGCGACGCCGAAGCGGGTTACCGGACACCTTCGCCGGACAGAGAACCGCGCATTCGGACATCGCTTGGCCTATTGGCCGTCCAGCAATGGGAAGGCTTACGGCTGGGCATAGACTACTATCGCAAGGCCTACCCGGACGTTAAGACGACGATAGCGGGAAAGTCTTACGAGGCGAGTCTATCGGCGTTGTCATTCTTCAGTCACTTTGACCTGAACGAACGACTGAAAGCCATTGGCCGCTACGACATCTATCAGCCGGTGGAAGATGAGAAGATGTTGGGCAGTGCCTATGGCGGCAAGAGCGGCGAGTCGCTGCTGCTGCTTGGAATCGACTGCCTCTATGGCCCGCCGAAAAGCCACTTCGTTATATCCTTTCAGTTGACGACCTATCAAGCGCAAAAAGGGGCAAATGGAGTCTGGCAGGACCGCGATCCCTACTCACAGGCAGCGGTGGACTGGATTATTACGTTTTGACCGGCGCCAATTCGATGAGCAAAGCAGCCTGACAATTGAAAGGGGCAGTCCGTTTAGCTGCCCCTTTCGTTCTGTCATTTTGACAGACGCTGACTCCTGGGTTGTCTGTAACGGACACAGACGCTAACTTATTGTTAGAGTAGGTATCAGTCTCTCCTCCCCCAGTAATCTTGAGTTTTCATTAACATTTTCATTATCATTCCCTTATGGAAACCACCTACCACGCCCTCGACTATTACAACCTCGACGAACTGCTGACGGAGGACGAGCGTATGGTGCGCGATCTCGTTCGCCAGTGGGTTGACCGCGAGGTGATCCCGATTATCGGCCGCTATGCTGACGAAGGCAAGTTCCCAAACCACCTTATTCCGCAAATGGCCGGGATGGGTCTCTTTGGGCCTACTCTGCCCGAGACTTACGGGGGAGCGGGCGCAACGGAAGCCGCTTATGGTCTTATGATGCAGGAACTGGAGCGCGGCGACAGCGGTCTGCGCAGTTTCGCTTCGGTGCAGTCGGCTCTCGTAATGTATCCGATCTATCGCTACGGATCTGAGGAACAGCGCCGGAAGTATTTGCCGAAACTGGCGCGAGGCGAGTTGATAGGCTGTTTTGGGTTGACCGAGCCGAACTTCGGATCGGATCCGGGCGGAATGATCACCCGCGCCGAGCGCGATGGGGAGGGGTTCATTTTAAATGGCGCCAAGATGTGGATCACCAACGGAACGGTCTGCGATCTTGCCGTTGTTTGGGCGAAATTGGACGGCGTCGTGCGCGGTTTCATCGTGGAGATGGGGACCCCCGGCTTCACGGCGCCGGAAACGAAAATGAAGTGGTCACTGCGCGCCTCGGTTACTTCGGAACTCGTCTTTGAGGATGTCCGTCTCCCGTCTGAGGCGCTGCTTCCTAACGGTGAAGGCTTGTCGCTGCCGCTCTCCTGCTTAACGCAAGCACGTTATGGCATCGCCTGGGGCACAATCGGCGCGGCAATGGCGTGCTATGACGAAGCGCGCCGTTATGCGCTGTCGCGCATTCAGTTTGGCAAACCGATTGCTTCGTTTCAGATGGTGCAGGAAAAACTGGCGATCATGGCGACCGAGATCACCAAGGCGCAGTTGCTAAATTTCCGCCTTGCACAACTGAAGCAGTCCGGCAAGGCAACTCATCAGATGGTCTCAATGG comes from Calditrichota bacterium and encodes:
- a CDS encoding DMT family transporter, with the translated sequence MLSLLTALFWGSAVILFKRSGETVHPLALNIFKNVLAFVLFIPTALLIGAPIWIEVEPKVLLTIMVSGLLGIAISDTLLFQSLQMVGAERSAIIACLYSPLIIGLSHLRLGETLHPLQWLGVVMIVAAVLLTGTGLRSARTVVPDGDLSLAHRMTRRRLRWGILLGVLANATSAMGIVLMKPYLAQLPLIWVSEVRLATGTTILVLFTLLLPGRQVIFGSILRNSRWNSTISGSFLGAYLALLPWLGGLKFAPVSVASALQQLSSVFIFILAAIFLREPVTSAKVIGIMLGLAGSILVMVGPGLL
- a CDS encoding FAD-binding protein, with the protein product MIFLRSRDPNRLLKRRLGSEKVLDKPEDLILYGMDATRERALPEAVVLAETTDDIRIVVQAALEESRPVVARGAGSGLSGGSVPVERGIVVSLEKMRTIESLDEVKKIAIVQPGVITSDLQTAAAEKRLFYPPDPSSYTVSTIGGNVAENAGGLRCFKYGVTSHYVLGLEFIDGEGNLQTTGIWSIEHREPDLTPLLIGSEGTLGVITRVALQLIALPPQRATLAAWFASSKAAFEGVEAILGADLVPSILEYIDGSALRAASSFAGIEVPEGTGAMLLIEVDGDADEVIQQLGQVRRALKGLTAGMEEAASDARREQFWQLRRSISPSLIRLSTGKIHEDIAVPRDRLAELAERVYLISAETELQIPCYGHAGDGNLHAVVLYRKEDEEERERSRQAFESLLHAAIDLGGTITGEHGVGVTKRDYLPWQHSPELISYGRRIKQLLDPHGIFNPGKIFAR
- a CDS encoding acyl-CoA dehydrogenase, whose amino-acid sequence is METTYHALDYYNLDELLTEDERMVRDLVRQWVDREVIPIIGRYADEGKFPNHLIPQMAGMGLFGPTLPETYGGAGATEAAYGLMMQELERGDSGLRSFASVQSALVMYPIYRYGSEEQRRKYLPKLARGELIGCFGLTEPNFGSDPGGMITRAERDGEGFILNGAKMWITNGTVCDLAVVWAKLDGVVRGFIVEMGTPGFTAPETKMKWSLRASVTSELVFEDVRLPSEALLPNGEGLSLPLSCLTQARYGIAWGTIGAAMACYDEARRYALSRIQFGKPIASFQMVQEKLAIMATEITKAQLLNFRLAQLKQSGKATHQMVSMAKRNGCFQALKIARMARDILGAAGITYEFQSGRHMVNIESVYTYEGTHDIHTLVIGADLTGIEAFR